A window of Leptospira stimsonii contains these coding sequences:
- a CDS encoding heavy metal translocating P-type ATPase has protein sequence METLFQVTNCYHCNTPIRTEKDLILGEINAQTESFCCSGCRSLATLLVNNGLTQFYTLRGSEKLESVNTERKNREDLETESVYQEYVIQKNEGICETLITIGKIHCSACVWLNEKVLGDHEGVLEARINFATGRMKLVYDRKRIDLNEIFSIISGIGYEPSLYSPLKAETGVSRFSKDLFYRMALAGFSWGNIMLFSIGLYAGYFTGIEIEFKRLFHFVSWIFATPVYLYSGYPFFKGAKESIKRRMLTMDTLLFSGVSLAYFYSIYVTLTDHGEVYFDSVCTIYFFILIGKFLESAIRLKAGRKVGELLSTLPQEYTVIREEIETQIAPSAIRVDERILLKNGNRVPVDGILKSVTAYFDESFLTGESKPVTHKNGDTILSGSLCLSTNAELIATTTAKESTLSRISALIESSLQAKPGIQRTTDRFSTYFIQIVLGIAFATFGIYGIYFHNWESAVLNTISVLIVACPCALGLAVPAAYVVSNLLHSSKGILVKNPDSLEILSRADRIYFDKTGTLTTGKLSLQEERFLSQDEKLRIYSLVLSLESGSTHPLAESLKKEIGKKLRNQNEEPIAYTWKEIAEIPGSGMEGRLIGETTSYRIGNLHFVSLGALKQDGKIYLGKEGVLLASFVLEDSVRPETKSAIEKLKHSFGFLGILSGDSRSKVESLATAVGIDHPLFELKPEEKLKVIQNAQKEGKTVVMVGDGINDSACLAAANLGISMGIASDLSIDKSDLVLISNQLDSIVSAVKISKKTRNIVFQNILISLTYNSIMLPLAAFGFMLPVICAGFMTLSSLSVVLNSISLQWRTKL, from the coding sequence ATGGAAACTTTGTTTCAAGTTACAAACTGCTACCACTGCAACACACCGATCCGAACCGAAAAAGATCTCATTCTCGGTGAAATCAACGCACAAACAGAATCATTTTGTTGTAGCGGGTGCAGAAGCCTCGCGACACTTCTTGTGAATAACGGCCTCACTCAGTTCTATACGTTGAGAGGTTCTGAAAAGTTAGAGTCCGTGAACACGGAGAGAAAAAATCGGGAGGACCTGGAAACAGAATCCGTATATCAGGAATACGTAATACAAAAAAACGAAGGCATCTGCGAAACGCTGATCACGATCGGAAAGATTCACTGTTCCGCCTGTGTATGGTTAAACGAAAAGGTTTTAGGCGATCACGAAGGAGTTTTGGAGGCGAGAATCAACTTCGCAACGGGAAGAATGAAACTCGTCTACGATCGAAAACGGATCGATCTAAACGAAATTTTCTCCATCATCTCCGGCATCGGCTACGAACCTTCTTTGTATTCACCACTCAAGGCGGAAACAGGCGTCTCCCGATTTTCCAAAGATTTATTTTATCGAATGGCACTCGCCGGTTTTTCTTGGGGAAATATCATGCTCTTCAGCATCGGATTGTATGCCGGGTATTTTACGGGAATCGAAATCGAATTCAAGCGACTCTTTCACTTTGTTTCCTGGATCTTTGCGACTCCGGTCTATCTCTATTCAGGTTATCCTTTTTTCAAAGGAGCGAAGGAATCGATCAAAAGAAGAATGCTTACGATGGACACGCTTCTTTTTTCCGGAGTTTCACTCGCATATTTCTATAGCATCTATGTAACGTTAACCGATCATGGAGAAGTCTATTTTGATTCTGTCTGTACGATTTACTTTTTTATATTGATCGGAAAATTCTTAGAATCGGCGATCCGTTTGAAAGCGGGAAGAAAGGTTGGAGAATTGTTATCCACACTGCCGCAAGAATACACCGTCATTCGTGAAGAGATAGAAACACAAATCGCTCCGAGTGCGATCCGCGTAGACGAAAGAATTCTTCTTAAAAACGGAAACAGAGTTCCGGTCGACGGGATTCTAAAATCCGTAACGGCTTACTTCGATGAATCGTTTTTAACGGGAGAATCCAAACCGGTCACTCACAAAAACGGCGATACGATTCTGTCCGGGTCCTTGTGTCTCAGCACAAATGCGGAATTAATCGCTACCACGACCGCAAAGGAAAGTACACTCTCCAGAATCTCCGCGCTCATCGAATCCTCTTTGCAAGCAAAGCCGGGAATCCAAAGAACAACGGATCGGTTTTCAACCTATTTTATTCAAATCGTTTTGGGGATCGCATTCGCGACGTTCGGAATTTATGGAATTTACTTTCACAATTGGGAATCGGCGGTCCTCAACACGATCAGCGTATTGATCGTGGCTTGCCCTTGCGCGCTCGGGCTCGCCGTTCCAGCGGCCTATGTTGTGAGCAATTTACTCCACAGCTCAAAAGGAATCCTTGTTAAAAATCCGGATTCATTGGAAATTCTCAGTCGCGCAGATCGGATCTACTTCGACAAAACAGGAACCTTGACCACGGGAAAGCTTTCTCTACAAGAGGAACGGTTTCTCAGTCAGGATGAAAAACTCAGAATTTATTCCCTTGTCCTTTCTTTGGAATCAGGCTCCACACATCCTCTCGCAGAGAGTTTAAAAAAGGAAATCGGGAAAAAATTAAGAAATCAAAACGAAGAACCGATCGCCTACACTTGGAAAGAAATTGCCGAAATTCCAGGCTCCGGGATGGAAGGGCGGTTGATCGGAGAAACCACCTCGTATCGAATCGGAAATCTTCATTTTGTTTCGTTAGGCGCTCTCAAACAAGACGGTAAGATTTATTTAGGGAAGGAAGGAGTTCTGCTCGCAAGCTTTGTTTTGGAAGATTCCGTCCGTCCGGAAACAAAAAGCGCGATTGAAAAGTTGAAACATTCCTTCGGATTTTTAGGAATTCTTTCCGGTGATTCGAGATCCAAGGTGGAATCTTTAGCGACCGCGGTAGGAATCGATCACCCCCTTTTCGAACTCAAACCGGAAGAAAAACTCAAAGTGATCCAAAACGCTCAAAAAGAGGGAAAAACGGTCGTGATGGTCGGAGACGGAATCAACGACTCCGCCTGTTTGGCCGCGGCCAACTTAGGGATTTCGATGGGAATCGCATCGGATCTATCAATCGACAAATCCGACTTGGTATTGATCAGCAATCAATTGGATTCGATCGTTTCCGCGGTGAAAATTTCAAAAAAAACAAGAAACATCGTATTTCAGAATATTCTAATTTCCTTAACTTATAATTCGATCATGTTACCGCTCGCGGCGTTCGGATTTATGCTTCCGGTGATCTGCGCCGGTTTTATGACTCTTAGCTCCCTCTCGGTGGTGTTGAATTCTATCTCGTTACAATGGAGAACCAAATTATGA
- a CDS encoding FixH family protein translates to MALHKSMKLAFVWIGIAFVALIAATVVTIRYASEGYTGPIEKGYYEKGLNYEKSILEQRKMIAEGYSYESKLFTATPELKKGKNQISIQFKKSGTPISGAKLQILIERSATDEWNRSLSLSEDSKNHGTYVGTVEIPEEGLWILSLQGEIEGRVLQKTAEIRIQ, encoded by the coding sequence ATGGCACTACATAAGAGTATGAAGCTTGCATTCGTATGGATCGGGATCGCATTCGTCGCGTTGATCGCCGCGACCGTCGTTACGATCCGTTATGCGAGTGAAGGATATACCGGACCGATCGAAAAAGGATATTATGAGAAAGGATTGAACTATGAAAAGTCCATCCTCGAACAAAGAAAGATGATCGCGGAAGGTTATTCCTACGAGAGCAAACTTTTCACGGCGACTCCCGAGCTCAAGAAAGGGAAGAATCAAATTTCAATCCAGTTTAAAAAATCCGGGACTCCGATTTCCGGAGCCAAACTCCAGATTCTAATCGAAAGATCCGCAACCGATGAATGGAATCGTTCCTTAAGTTTAAGTGAAGATTCGAAAAATCATGGGACCTATGTTGGAACGGTGGAAATTCCGGAAGAAGGTCTCTGGATTCTCAGTCTCCAAGGAGAAATCGAGGGAAGAGTTCTTCAAAAAACGGCGGAAATAAGAATCCAATAG
- the ccoG gene encoding cytochrome c oxidase accessory protein CcoG produces the protein MVISRHITGKIRSARYLVEAILLPIYFFLPWLRWGEHPFIRLDIPNRKFYLLGNIFTPQEGYYLHLFLIGMGLSLFFFTTLIGRVWCGWACPQTVFTDVFDWIGRTILGSKYGKKDAPKFGKFIVHFLWILVSIFGALAWVSYFADPYEMINEIRSSAFLASPPVWTYFTAFFTATLYLDMAFVREQFCKYACPYARFQTVMMDANSVNVTYDFKRGEPRRKAGVQEGDCTACNLCLVVCPTGIDIREGTNVGCIACGKCVDACTKTMGKEGKKTLIGYMSETQAYQPGSKVRWIRPRSLVYGTLLLCVLTAAGTLLYNRVPLYANVLPDRIIQPMEVPGGLVRNFYNGHLLNLTFDNRELKVEVADSTLRSPVHILLGGTEKPAIQVLGNDSQDFRIILETVPVPEDRFKPTHQISLRITDLKNPNFQLKKTIPFRIPIK, from the coding sequence GTGGTCATCTCCAGGCATATTACCGGTAAGATTCGTTCGGCAAGATATTTAGTAGAGGCGATCTTACTTCCCATCTATTTTTTTCTACCTTGGCTCCGTTGGGGCGAACATCCATTCATTCGTTTAGATATCCCGAATCGAAAATTCTATTTACTTGGAAATATTTTTACTCCGCAAGAAGGATATTATCTTCATCTTTTCTTGATCGGAATGGGACTTTCCCTATTTTTCTTTACGACATTGATAGGAAGAGTCTGGTGCGGATGGGCTTGTCCTCAAACCGTGTTCACGGACGTTTTTGATTGGATCGGAAGAACGATCCTCGGATCCAAATACGGTAAAAAGGACGCACCCAAGTTCGGAAAATTTATCGTTCACTTTCTCTGGATTCTCGTGAGCATATTCGGTGCATTGGCGTGGGTATCGTATTTCGCCGATCCGTATGAAATGATAAACGAAATCCGATCTTCCGCTTTTCTTGCAAGTCCGCCGGTCTGGACGTATTTTACCGCATTCTTTACCGCGACCCTCTATCTCGACATGGCCTTCGTGAGAGAACAATTCTGCAAATACGCGTGCCCATATGCGAGATTCCAAACCGTAATGATGGACGCGAACTCCGTGAACGTAACCTACGATTTCAAACGCGGCGAACCAAGAAGAAAGGCCGGAGTTCAAGAAGGAGATTGCACTGCGTGTAATCTATGTTTGGTGGTTTGTCCAACGGGAATCGACATTCGCGAAGGTACGAACGTAGGTTGTATCGCATGCGGAAAATGCGTGGATGCGTGTACAAAAACGATGGGAAAAGAAGGGAAAAAAACTCTGATCGGATATATGTCCGAAACCCAAGCGTATCAACCTGGATCAAAAGTGCGTTGGATCCGTCCTCGCAGTTTGGTTTACGGAACACTTCTTCTTTGCGTTTTGACCGCCGCTGGAACCCTTCTTTACAACCGTGTTCCTCTCTACGCGAACGTTCTTCCGGACAGAATCATACAGCCGATGGAAGTTCCTGGCGGTTTGGTAAGAAATTTCTACAACGGACACCTTTTGAATCTTACATTTGACAATAGAGAACTCAAAGTAGAAGTCGCGGATAGCACGCTTCGTTCTCCCGTGCATATTCTGTTAGGTGGAACGGAAAAACCGGCGATTCAGGTTTTGGGAAACGACTCTCAGGATTTTAGAATCATCCTAGAAACGGTTCCTGTTCCCGAAGATCGGTTCAAACCGACCCATCAAATATCGCTCCGAATCACGGATTTGAAAAATCCAAACTTTCAATTAAAAAAGACGATTCCATTTCGAATCCCGATCAAATAA
- a CDS encoding cbb3-type cytochrome c oxidase N-terminal domain-containing protein, protein MTHDSNKDFDGIKQSDNPMPEWWKWIFVISIVVAVVYSIYYHKFSSWQQDVAYENEVKEHEAKFPKAVAVTSNDGSNPMRGNAEAIAEGEKNFKTVCAACHGPTGQGLVGPNLVDAEWIHGSTDAEVYTTIMKGIAVDKTKLGRGPMPPHENSLGSEKVYQVMAWLATQNASLKASK, encoded by the coding sequence ATGACTCATGATTCAAATAAAGATTTCGACGGTATCAAACAATCGGATAATCCGATGCCGGAATGGTGGAAGTGGATCTTCGTGATCAGTATCGTCGTTGCAGTCGTGTATTCGATTTACTATCATAAGTTTTCCAGTTGGCAACAAGACGTTGCCTATGAAAACGAAGTAAAGGAACACGAAGCGAAGTTTCCGAAAGCGGTTGCCGTAACAAGCAATGATGGAAGCAATCCCATGCGTGGAAACGCCGAAGCGATCGCAGAAGGAGAAAAAAACTTCAAAACTGTCTGTGCGGCTTGCCATGGTCCAACCGGTCAAGGTTTGGTCGGACCGAACCTCGTCGACGCGGAATGGATCCACGGTTCAACCGATGCAGAAGTTTACACGACGATTATGAAAGGAATCGCAGTAGACAAAACGAAACTGGGAAGAGGACCAATGCCTCCGCATGAAAATTCTCTCGGTTCGGAAAAAGTTTATCAGGTGATGGCTTGGCTTGCTACTCAAAACGCAAGTCTCAAGGCGTCAAAGTAA
- a CDS encoding cytochrome oxidase maturation protein, which translates to MELELIQIYKFARLPVLVLAIGLITAYVYNKKRKVQMEDPKYRMLEED; encoded by the coding sequence ATGGAACTGGAACTGATTCAAATCTACAAATTTGCAAGACTACCAGTTCTTGTTTTAGCGATCGGTCTTATCACCGCATACGTTTACAACAAGAAACGCAAGGTACAAATGGAAGATCCAAAGTATAGAATGCTGGAGGAGGACTGA
- a CDS encoding cbb3-type cytochrome c oxidase subunit II yields the protein MKLFDILLDWFSGFTDQWEKQGVKFTVYTTIAVLIGGIFELIPPFFISRTAVPIQGVKPFSALELAGRDIYQKEGCNNCHTQMIRPFKWEVDRFDPSKSYGRDGYSKAGEFVYDHPFLWGSKRTGPDLAHESQIQPSYAWHKTHLISPRDTSPGSVMPAYPWLFEETAKVNAEEIVNHMKGLSKVGVPYTEADYLSAAKELEGKTEGDALIAYLLKLGRDTAELSKSIQ from the coding sequence ATGAAACTATTCGACATACTTCTGGATTGGTTTTCTGGTTTTACCGATCAGTGGGAAAAACAAGGAGTTAAGTTTACCGTTTATACTACGATCGCGGTTTTGATCGGCGGTATCTTCGAGTTGATCCCTCCGTTTTTCATTTCCAGAACCGCAGTTCCGATTCAAGGAGTAAAACCATTCTCCGCCTTGGAACTCGCAGGAAGGGATATCTATCAGAAAGAAGGATGTAACAACTGTCATACGCAGATGATTCGTCCTTTCAAATGGGAAGTGGATCGTTTTGATCCATCGAAATCCTATGGAAGAGACGGATACTCGAAGGCGGGGGAATTCGTCTACGATCATCCGTTTCTCTGGGGATCGAAAAGAACCGGACCGGATCTCGCTCACGAATCTCAGATCCAACCTTCTTACGCTTGGCATAAGACGCACTTGATCAGTCCGAGAGACACTTCTCCCGGATCCGTAATGCCCGCCTATCCTTGGTTATTCGAAGAAACCGCGAAGGTAAACGCGGAAGAGATCGTAAATCACATGAAAGGTCTTTCAAAAGTCGGAGTTCCTTATACGGAAGCCGATTATCTTTCTGCGGCGAAAGAATTGGAAGGCAAAACGGAAGGAGACGCGCTCATCGCCTATCTCCTAAAATTAGGCAGGGACACTGCTGAGTTGTCCAAGTCGATTCAGTGA
- the ccoN gene encoding cytochrome-c oxidase, cbb3-type subunit I: MSQTNAKYNDSIVKGFIISAMVWGVASMLVGVLAAFQMVYPELNFTQYFSFGRIRPLHTNAAIFGFALSIIFATAYHLIQRLCRVRIWSDSLAKIHFVLYNLTILLAAITLPLGLNQSKEYAELEWPLDLLIVVWFVIFIVNFFATIFTREEKQLYAAIWFYIASFVTVPILFIVNNLAVPVGLTKSYSVFSGVYDANIQWWYGHNAVAFVLTTPFLGLMYYYFPKHIKQPIYSHRLSIIHFWSLIFIYIWAGPHHLLNTPLPEWLQTTGMAFSIMLWMPSWGGMLNGFLTLTQAKEKIKTDALLKMMLVGITFYGMSTFEGPLLSIRSISALGHNTDWIVGHVHSGTLGWVGMMSFAAIYYLVPRLWNTNLYSEKLANTHFWLATLGILLYIVSMWVSGITEGSMWRAIDSKGFLQYPNWVQITEVLKPFRFARGVAGVLYLSGVFVMIYNVIKTIQTSGSGFQEVDLRVKEEGGKA, from the coding sequence ATGAGCCAAACGAACGCCAAATACAACGATTCAATCGTAAAAGGGTTCATCATATCGGCTATGGTTTGGGGAGTAGCATCCATGTTAGTGGGTGTTCTCGCCGCATTTCAAATGGTTTATCCGGAACTGAATTTCACGCAATATTTCAGTTTTGGAAGAATCAGACCCTTGCACACAAACGCCGCCATCTTCGGATTTGCATTGAGTATCATCTTTGCAACCGCGTATCACCTGATCCAAAGACTCTGTAGAGTAAGAATCTGGAGCGATTCTCTGGCGAAGATTCATTTTGTGTTATACAATCTGACAATCCTTCTCGCGGCGATCACTCTTCCTTTAGGACTCAATCAGTCCAAGGAATACGCAGAATTGGAATGGCCTCTCGATCTTTTGATCGTTGTTTGGTTCGTGATTTTCATCGTGAACTTTTTCGCGACGATCTTCACAAGAGAGGAAAAACAACTCTACGCGGCGATCTGGTTTTACATCGCTTCGTTCGTTACTGTTCCGATCCTGTTTATCGTAAACAATCTCGCCGTTCCGGTCGGACTTACTAAATCCTACTCGGTTTTCTCGGGAGTTTACGACGCGAACATACAGTGGTGGTACGGACACAACGCGGTAGCGTTCGTTTTAACTACACCATTCTTAGGTTTGATGTATTACTACTTTCCAAAACATATCAAACAACCGATCTACAGTCATAGATTATCGATCATCCACTTCTGGTCTTTGATCTTCATCTATATCTGGGCCGGTCCTCACCATTTGCTCAACACCCCTCTTCCGGAATGGCTTCAAACGACGGGTATGGCGTTTTCGATCATGTTGTGGATGCCTTCTTGGGGAGGAATGCTCAACGGTTTTCTCACTCTAACACAAGCAAAGGAAAAGATCAAAACGGACGCTCTTCTTAAAATGATGCTCGTCGGGATCACGTTCTACGGTATGTCGACGTTTGAAGGTCCCCTTCTTTCCATTCGTTCGATCAGCGCCTTGGGTCACAACACCGACTGGATCGTGGGTCACGTTCACTCCGGAACTCTCGGTTGGGTGGGAATGATGTCTTTCGCCGCCATCTACTATCTTGTTCCAAGATTGTGGAACACGAATCTTTATTCTGAAAAACTTGCGAATACACACTTCTGGTTGGCGACGCTCGGAATTCTTCTTTACATCGTTTCGATGTGGGTTTCCGGAATCACCGAAGGTTCTATGTGGAGAGCGATCGATTCCAAAGGATTTCTTCAATATCCGAACTGGGTTCAAATCACCGAAGTTCTCAAACCATTCCGCTTCGCAAGAGGCGTGGCCGGTGTTCTTTACCTGAGTGGAGTTTTTGTGATGATCTATAACGTGATCAAAACGATTCAAACCTCCGGTTCCGGCTTTCAAGAAGTGGACCTGAGAGTGAAAGAGGAAGGAGGAAAAGCATGA
- a CDS encoding Crp/Fnr family transcriptional regulator → MESLGFVNEDQLSPDCYFCSNRHKSVLKCVSMDTLEKINSTKEFRVFRKGETVIHSGDKADGFYFIKSGCVRIFRNSPSGKEQTFSIRRSGEWVGFRDLLAGSTFSQNAEALEPVEACYIQKGVLEDLMKEDPKLQLEILKQMALEWKELEDQTVALGTKQVHSKLAELLISFQTASGNEPEIELNLTREIMASMVGTTTETLVRALSDFKNRDWIEIHKNRIRFLNLEALRGISNLETTTHH, encoded by the coding sequence ATGGAGAGCCTGGGTTTCGTGAACGAAGATCAACTTTCCCCAGACTGTTATTTTTGTTCCAATCGGCACAAATCGGTTTTGAAGTGTGTCTCTATGGACACTTTGGAAAAGATCAATTCTACGAAAGAATTCCGAGTTTTTCGAAAAGGTGAAACGGTAATCCATTCAGGCGATAAAGCAGACGGTTTTTATTTCATCAAATCTGGATGCGTCCGCATTTTTCGGAACTCTCCTTCCGGTAAAGAACAAACGTTTTCGATCCGAAGGTCCGGAGAATGGGTTGGCTTTAGAGATCTCTTGGCCGGAAGCACATTCTCCCAAAATGCAGAAGCACTGGAACCGGTGGAAGCTTGTTACATTCAAAAGGGCGTTTTAGAAGATCTCATGAAAGAAGATCCAAAACTTCAGTTGGAAATCCTAAAACAAATGGCCTTAGAATGGAAAGAATTAGAAGATCAGACCGTTGCCCTCGGTACGAAACAGGTTCACAGTAAACTTGCGGAGCTTCTCATTTCCTTTCAAACGGCGTCCGGAAACGAACCGGAAATCGAATTGAATCTTACGAGGGAAATTATGGCTTCGATGGTAGGAACCACTACGGAAACTCTTGTCCGTGCCCTTTCGGATTTTAAAAATCGGGATTGGATCGAAATTCACAAAAACAGGATTCGTTTCTTAAATCTGGAAGCCCTTCGCGGAATTTCCAATTTAGAAACGACAACCCATCACTGA
- a CDS encoding LIC_11485 family protein, which translates to MDLNFKDKLQSGMSSIDNLSRNLPPQVQKTLLYTGISLAVLGVSLAILVGVQRGKEGAAFEDQAKELDRKALFLEDIERNYNRKRKSIRYSDPDLSGLEDSSSLEIDRYEREKPKSGLLPEANSPEGKDPLRDGRREGGGTPKLPTESDSLPTNDRERTPDSNRKLEDPGTVTPDRGNSNSSNGDKPSLIRPPKNNSKGSSELR; encoded by the coding sequence ATGGATCTCAATTTTAAAGATAAGCTCCAATCCGGGATGTCTTCCATAGACAATCTTTCCCGAAATCTTCCTCCGCAAGTGCAGAAGACTCTTTTGTATACTGGAATTTCTTTGGCCGTTCTGGGAGTTTCTTTGGCGATCCTTGTCGGTGTTCAGAGGGGAAAGGAAGGGGCGGCTTTTGAGGACCAAGCGAAAGAATTGGATCGAAAAGCCTTATTCTTAGAAGATATAGAACGCAATTACAATCGAAAACGAAAATCCATCCGCTACAGCGATCCGGATCTTTCCGGGTTAGAAGATTCTTCCTCTCTTGAAATCGATCGATACGAAAGGGAAAAACCGAAGAGTGGACTTTTACCGGAGGCCAATTCTCCGGAAGGAAAGGACCCATTGAGAGATGGAAGAAGGGAAGGCGGAGGAACACCGAAACTTCCGACGGAATCCGATTCTCTTCCAACGAATGACCGGGAGAGAACACCGGACTCGAATCGAAAACTCGAAGATCCGGGAACGGTGACACCCGATCGAGGGAATTCGAATTCATCGAATGGGGACAAACCGAGTTTGATTCGTCCGCCTAAAAATAATTCGAAGGGATCTTCCGAACTGAGATGA
- a CDS encoding chemotaxis protein CheX, producing the protein MQIRAELVNPFLEAATIVFRDVLKTDLIRGKIGIKDSPETNLELSIVIGVIGTFNGEVVYGLNYDAAYKIAGVLMPGMSEQDIKNEYKDILGEIANMTTGNAMNIFATSGQSIEITAPNIVDSKNETLKIPKKPSLGISLFSKFGKLDVNVSLT; encoded by the coding sequence ATGCAAATCCGGGCTGAACTGGTAAATCCCTTTCTTGAAGCGGCGACCATCGTTTTTAGAGATGTCTTAAAAACGGACCTCATCCGAGGAAAAATCGGAATCAAAGACAGCCCTGAAACCAACCTAGAACTTTCGATTGTCATCGGTGTAATCGGAACATTCAACGGAGAAGTTGTCTACGGGTTGAACTACGACGCGGCCTACAAAATCGCGGGCGTATTGATGCCTGGAATGAGTGAACAGGATATCAAAAACGAATATAAAGATATTCTTGGGGAAATCGCAAACATGACCACGGGAAATGCGATGAATATCTTTGCAACCTCGGGACAGTCTATCGAAATCACAGCACCGAACATCGTCGATTCCAAAAACGAAACATTAAAGATTCCTAAAAAGCCTTCTTTAGGAATCAGCCTATTCTCCAAGTTCGGAAAACTCGACGTAAACGTTTCTTTAACATAA
- a CDS encoding LIC_11490 family protein has protein sequence MMLFIAIALILVGLLCFIYVSLNPHGSGQERAASKVHSSRSGNSDIDHLISRPNAKRGGEILVANKRSSQMENSEKQRYLENKFVEGRKIPKQNPVSQSSSESHLEILPDEEKEFIFQESDHSGIQVLEESDSSSFIKENKSEEVREIRFEIEGLLYLDQNREIPFERLADKKEELTPELLKGLKRIGPGKLNESKDSLSFEALNSSYRYSFSEIEKILFFDEGIVLIPSKSNYPVPVFFTKETSHLKSYLENSSQVFPS, from the coding sequence ATGATGCTCTTTATCGCAATTGCACTCATTCTTGTAGGACTTCTTTGTTTTATCTACGTCTCTCTGAACCCGCACGGTTCCGGGCAAGAACGTGCCGCATCCAAGGTTCACTCATCTCGTTCCGGGAATTCGGACATCGATCATCTGATTTCGAGGCCGAATGCGAAAAGGGGAGGGGAAATTCTCGTAGCCAATAAGCGTTCATCTCAGATGGAGAATTCGGAAAAGCAGAGGTATCTCGAAAACAAATTCGTGGAAGGAAGAAAAATTCCTAAGCAGAATCCAGTTTCTCAATCTTCCTCCGAATCTCACTTGGAAATTCTTCCGGATGAAGAGAAAGAATTTATTTTTCAAGAATCGGATCATTCCGGAATTCAGGTTCTGGAAGAATCGGATTCTTCGTCTTTTATAAAAGAAAATAAGTCGGAAGAAGTGAGAGAGATTCGATTTGAAATCGAAGGGCTTCTCTATCTGGATCAGAATCGAGAGATTCCGTTTGAGAGGCTCGCGGATAAGAAGGAAGAACTGACACCGGAACTTTTGAAAGGTCTCAAAAGAATCGGACCGGGAAAGTTGAACGAGAGCAAGGATTCTCTTTCTTTCGAAGCCCTGAACAGCAGTTATCGATATTCCTTTTCTGAGATTGAAAAGATTCTCTTCTTTGACGAAGGGATCGTCTTAATTCCTTCGAAATCGAATTATCCGGTTCCTGTCTTTTTTACAAAAGAGACGAGCCACCTCAAATCTTATCTAGAAAATTCTTCTCAGGTGTTTCCATCTTAA
- the lmtA gene encoding lipid A Kdo2 1-phosphate O-methyltransferase — protein MALIEEFESQGNFLFRWRSYIPGIILILCLGLLPFYQFPGNSYTYHLYYQAICLGISLLGLFVRSFVIGYAPARTSGRNTKEQVADVVNQEGIYSLMRHPLYLGNFLLYLGAVLFLKNFLIAAVFILFFWVYYERIMFAEEQFLRKKFGEAYLAWANTVPAFIPKLRGYKKPTLSFSIRNVIKREYPSLFGILVIFSVFDLVAVYFNEPVSNLMEAIRLPQIILFGGGLVFYILVRIIVKTTRLLHVEGR, from the coding sequence ATGGCTTTGATCGAAGAATTTGAATCGCAGGGGAATTTTCTGTTTCGTTGGAGATCCTATATCCCCGGAATCATTTTGATCCTCTGCCTCGGGCTTTTGCCTTTTTATCAGTTCCCCGGAAATTCTTACACCTATCATCTCTATTACCAAGCGATTTGTTTGGGAATCAGCCTTCTCGGCCTTTTTGTTCGGAGCTTTGTGATCGGTTACGCTCCAGCGAGAACTTCAGGAAGAAATACGAAAGAACAAGTCGCGGACGTCGTAAATCAGGAAGGAATTTATTCCCTCATGCGCCATCCTCTCTACTTGGGAAACTTTCTCTTATATTTGGGAGCCGTTCTTTTTCTTAAGAATTTTTTGATCGCAGCGGTTTTTATTCTTTTCTTCTGGGTATATTACGAAAGGATTATGTTTGCCGAAGAACAATTCTTAAGAAAAAAATTCGGCGAGGCCTATCTTGCTTGGGCGAATACGGTTCCCGCCTTTATTCCAAAGTTGAGAGGTTACAAGAAACCGACGCTTTCTTTTTCGATCCGAAATGTGATCAAGAGAGAATATCCGAGCCTCTTTGGAATCCTAGTGATCTTTAGCGTATTCGACCTAGTCGCCGTCTACTTTAATGAACCGGTGAGCAATCTTATGGAAGCGATCCGTCTTCCGCAGATCATTCTTTTCGGAGGTGGTCTTGTTTTTTATATTCTTGTGAGAATCATCGTAAAAACAACTCGACTTCTTCACGTAGAGGGACGTTGA